In Blattabacterium cuenoti, the genomic stretch GTGCAGGAATTTTTAAATTTTCATCTATTCTTCTACTATAGAATAAGATTTTTACAAATAAAAAAATAATAGGAAGTATTAATATTAAAAAGGATAAAAAAATCATGGATTTATAACCTTTTTCAATATTTTTATCGAAAAAGATTAAAAAATGTAAAATACTTATTATGAGTATAATAGATAGAAGGATTTCTACGTTAAAAAATAGAAAAGTTTTCCACCCTAAAGAAAGAATTATATAAATAAATATGATTGGAGTAATCATATCCAAAAAACTTCGTAATCTAATTTGGATCATGATTTTTAAAAAAAATATTTTGTAATATTTCTATTTTTCTTTACTCTTAAGATTTTTTTAGCATATTGAAATCCAATTGGATCATAATTGTGTCCGATTTTTTTTTTGATTTGATGTATTTCGTATAAACTCAGTAACATGACAGTAAAATAAACAATTTTATTTTTAATTACAGTATCATAGTGTATGATATCCACTCTATAGAGTGGATAAAAATTGATATTCTATACTCATATAGAATCTAGTTTATAAATCATAATATTTTTGAATAATTATGTGAATTAACTGTATTAAAGTAGATTAGTAGATTGATTGTATTTTTTTCTCGTTTTACACGAGTTTTTTATTTGAAATAAAATCTGAAATAAAAAGAGTAAAACATTCTTATTTTCATAAGTAAAAAGGAATAAATTTTTCGATATTATTAAATTTTTTTTTACAAAATTTTTTATAAGAAACTAGAACCATATCTATTGCAGATGGCATTTTATACAAAAATCTATTTTTTGAAAATAGAAATTTTTTTTCATATATTACAGGTATATTTCCTATAAAATATACTTTTTTATATTTTAAAAATAAATTTTGAAAAAAATCGTAATCAAATTTTCTTATTCTAATAGGATCCAATCTTTTTTTTGACTTATCAAATAATGAAGTATAAAAAAAATCAGATTTAGCATGTATCATGGGGACAAAAAAAGCATCTTTTATATTGATTTTTGATATCATTATAGTCAATGTGTCTATAGATAATAAAGGAATGTCTAAAGCTGAACATAACCCTTTCGCAGCCGACACTCCTATTCTTAAAGATGTATAAGATCCTGGGCCCTTGCTAACACAAATAGATTTTAAATCTTTAATCTGAAATCCAGAAATGTTTATAGCATATTCTATAAACGTATGTAATTTTTCTGAATGAGAATATTCTTGAAAACATTCTTCTACAGAAGTTAAACAAATTCCATTTTTAGCAATACTGACTGAACAATTTTTGGTAGAAGTTTCTAAGTTTAGAATTAAAGACATATTATTAAAAATAAAAAATAAAATGATAAAATCGGAAAAAATCATTAGATATATTGTTTATTGGTTGAAAAAATATATTCAAAAATCTCAATCTAATGGTTTTATTATTGGAATATCTGGAGGAATTGATTCCTCAGTAACGTCTTTTTTG encodes the following:
- the tsaB gene encoding tRNA (adenosine(37)-N6)-threonylcarbamoyltransferase complex dimerization subunit type 1 TsaB, translated to MSLILNLETSTKNCSVSIAKNGICLTSVEECFQEYSHSEKLHTFIEYAINISGFQIKDLKSICVSKGPGSYTSLRIGVSAAKGLCSALDIPLLSIDTLTIMISKINIKDAFFVPMIHAKSDFFYTSLFDKSKKRLDPIRIRKFDYDFFQNLFLKYKKVYFIGNIPVIYEKKFLFSKNRFLYKMPSAIDMVLVSYKKFCKKKFNNIEKFIPFYL